CCGCTTTCATACGATGCCCCAGCGCAACCGGATCAATGGGGCGCTGCCGCCGCGATTCGACCATCGCGGGAACGATTTCCGGATGTTGGTCGATGTAGCCCCTGGTGAAGCAGGCTTCGGCGAGTGCGCGACCTCGCTCTTCTGCCGACATCTCTTTGGTCGAGTAGGCTTTGGCAAAGGCGCTATCGCTGAGACGTACCGCGTTCGGTCCGCCTGGCGTCGTGCAGCCAAGCACCAACGAGCGCGTTTTCCCAGGATGACGGAGCACGAACTCTTGAGCGATCATGCCGCCCATGGACACACCAAGAATATGCGCCGACGAAAACCCGACGTGATCCATCAATGCGGCAGTGTCATCCGCAAGCATGGCCATGCTGCATGACCGATCCGGTTTCTCGCTCAGGCCGGAACCACGCTGATCGAAAGTCAAGACGCGAAACCGATTCACGAACGCCGGAAGCACGCCATTGAACATGCTCTGGTCGCCCTGCGCGCCGTGAATCATGACCAGAGGTTTGCCGGCACCTCGGAGTTCGTACGCCAATTCGACGCCGTTAATTTTTGTCCGGTCCATACTCTCGCCCTCCTTTGCTGAACGTACCGGCTTGATACACCAGCACGCGCCGGGGTGCAACCGAAGCGACGAGAGCAGAAGGAAAGATGGCGATGGAAGGTACCGCAGATTCTGGTGTAGAGACGCGCCGGTGGCG
The genomic region above belongs to Deltaproteobacteria bacterium and contains:
- a CDS encoding alpha/beta hydrolase, with amino-acid sequence MDRTKINGVELAYELRGAGKPLVMIHGAQGDQSMFNGVLPAFVNRFRVLTFDQRGSGLSEKPDRSCSMAMLADDTAALMDHVGFSSAHILGVSMGGMIAQEFVLRHPGKTRSLVLGCTTPGGPNAVRLSDSAFAKAYSTKEMSAEERGRALAEACFTRGYIDQHPEIVPAMVESRRQRPIDPVALGHRMKAVYAHDTYERLPQITCPTLVITGKDDVLISWENSRILAERIPGAKFVLLEPAGHLFWGEQPKRSYEAILSFLDEQQ